A DNA window from Hordeum vulgare subsp. vulgare chromosome 1H, MorexV3_pseudomolecules_assembly, whole genome shotgun sequence contains the following coding sequences:
- the LOC123415071 gene encoding glycerol-3-phosphate acyltransferase 5-like, with protein sequence MRRGRSAQLSKIDQPVDRRMVTMPAHGGASVVAELEGALLRDACTFPYFMLVAFEASGLPRFAALLALWPALRLLELLLGRGGLALRCAAFVATAGVPRAELEAVARAVLPKFMADDVDPAAWAAFGACEGRRVVVTRMPRVMVEWFAREHLGAHDVVGCDLEYSRLRRCTGLVKGGGDEVIAYRVRSLFPDGERPDLGLGRSEMARTLLPFCKEHLQPPPSVDDDVANRPKCAPFRPVIFHDGRLVRRPTALMSLAILLWIPLGVLLAVVRITLGIVLPIQALPYVAPFVGGAVITRGRPPAPTTGASGSPAGVLFVCTHRTLMDPVALSFVLGRRVAAVTYSLSRLSEVLSPIPTVRLTRDRDTDAARMRAELARGDVAVCPEGTTCREPFLLRFSALFAELSDRIVPVATNYRVGLFHPTTARGWKAMDPIFFFMNPRPVYEVTFLNQLPAEATCAAGKSAVDVANYVQRILAATLGFECTTFTRKDKYRVLAGNDGIVNAKPGPTAATATKPGWQRRVKEVLGFLRFTKID encoded by the exons ATGAGGCGCGGCAGATCAGCTCAGCTCAGTAAGATCGATCAACCGGTCGACAGACGCATGGTGACCATGCCGGCACACGGCGGCGCCTCGGTGGTGGCGGAGCTGGAGGGCGCGCTGCTGCGCGACGCCTGCACGTTCCCCTACTTCATGCTCGTGGCCTTCGAGGCGTCGGGCCTGCCGCGGTTCGCGGCGCTGCTGGCGCTCTGGCCGGCGCTGCGGCTGCTGGAGCTGCTGCTGGGGCGGGGCGGCCTCGCGCTGCGCTGCGCGGCGTTCGTGGCCACGGCGGGGGTGCCGCGGGCCGAGCTGGAGGCCGTGGCGCGCGCCGTGCTGCCCAAGTTCATGGCCGACGACGTCGACCCGGCCGCGTGGGCGGCCTTCGGGGCGTGCGAGGGCAGGCGCGTCGTGGTGACCCGCATGCCCCGGGTCATGGTCGAGTGGTTCGCCAGGGAGCACCTCGGTGCGCACGACGTCGTCGGCTGCGACCTCGAGTACAGCCGGCTCAGGCGATGCACCGGGCTCGTCAAGGGCGGCGGTGACGAGGTCATCGCCTACCGCGTGCGCTCGCTTTTCCCGGACGGCGAACGGCCGGACCTCGGTCTGGGCCGCTCGGAAATGGCGCGAACCTTGTTGCCCTTCTGCAAG GAGCATCTACAGCCGCCGCCGTCCGTGGACGACGACGTGGCGAACCGACCGAAGTGCGCGCCGTTTAGGCCTGTCATCTTCCACGACGGCCGGCTGGTGCGCAGGCCGACGGCTCTCATGTCCCTCGCCATCCTCCTCTGGATCCCCCTcggcgtcctcctcgccgtcgtccgcATCACGCTCGGCATCGTCCTCCCCATCCAGGCCCTCCCCTACGTCGCCCCCTTCGTCGGCGGCGCCGTCATCACGCGCGGCCGGCCCCCCGCCCCGACAACCGGAGCCAGCGGCTCGCCCGCCGGCGTCCTCTTCGTGTGCACGCACCGCACGCTCATGGACCCGGTGGCGCTCTCGTTCGTGCTCGGCCGGCGCGTGGCCGCCGTGACCTACTCCCTCTCCCGGCTCTCGGAGGTCCTGTCGCCGATCCCGACGGTGCGGCTGACGCGGGACCGCGACACGGACGCGGCGCGGATGCGGGCGGAGCTGGCGCGCGGCGACGTGGCGGTGTGCCCCGAGGGCACGACGTGCCGGGAGCCCTTCCTGCTCCGGTTCTCGGCGCTGTTCGCGGAGCTGAGCGACCGGATCGTGCCGGTGGCGACCAACTACCGCGTGGGGCTGTTCCACCCGACGACGGCGAGGGGGTGGAAGGCCATGGAccccatcttcttcttcatgaacCCGAGGCCAGTGTACGAGGTGACGTTCCTGAACCAGCTCCCCGCCGAGGCGACGTGCGCCGCCGGGAAGAGCGCCGTCGACGTCGCCAACTACGTGCAGAGGATCCTCGCGGCCACGCTGGGGTTCGAGTGCACCACCTTCACCCGCAAGGACAAGTACCGGGTGCTCGCCGGCAACGACGGCATCGTCAACGCCAAGCCCGGcccgacggcggcgacggcgaccaaGCCGGGATGGCAGCGCCGGGTCAAGGAGGTGCTCGGGTTCTTGCGCTTCACCAAGATCGATTAA